One Geitlerinema sp. PCC 9228 genomic window carries:
- a CDS encoding nicotinate-nucleotide adenylyltransferase, whose amino-acid sequence MEDRTTKIALFGTSADPPSIAHREILHQLAANFDWVAVWASDNPFKSHQTPLERRATMLQLVIHDVMRHQPNAQGNIGYHPELSSSRALLTVERAEQIWPNADFTFVVGSDLLEQLPRWYRVEEFLQKVQLLVVPRAGYPIKEKEVETLKQMGARLAIAHMEIPDTSSTAYRQIKDPNAVPQPIAEYIHRERLYEPC is encoded by the coding sequence ATGGAAGATAGAACCACCAAAATTGCTCTGTTTGGCACCAGTGCCGATCCGCCTAGCATTGCTCACCGGGAAATTTTGCACCAGCTTGCAGCCAACTTTGACTGGGTAGCAGTTTGGGCATCTGACAATCCTTTCAAATCCCACCAAACGCCTTTAGAACGTCGTGCAACCATGCTGCAGCTGGTGATTCACGATGTGATGCGCCACCAACCGAATGCCCAAGGCAACATCGGCTACCATCCCGAGTTAAGCAGTTCCCGGGCTTTGCTGACCGTTGAGAGAGCCGAGCAAATTTGGCCAAATGCCGATTTCACCTTTGTTGTGGGTTCGGATTTGCTAGAACAGCTGCCACGGTGGTATCGGGTAGAGGAATTTCTCCAGAAGGTACAATTGCTGGTGGTTCCCCGAGCTGGATATCCCATTAAAGAGAAAGAGGTAGAAACCCTCAAACAAATGGGAGCGCGCCTTGCGATCGCGCATATGGAAATTCCCGATACCTCATCAACCGCCTATCGGCAAATCAAAGACCCCAACGCCGTTCCCCAACCCATCGCCGAATACATCCATCGAGAACGCCTGTATGAGCCTTGCTAA
- a CDS encoding nicotinate phosphoribosyltransferase, whose amino-acid sequence MYENESMSNLCPSGNSEYSLLTDLYQLTMAACYVGEQIEQYRASFELFVRHLPKNYGYLIAMGLEQALDYLENLQFSPEQIAAMKETGIFEGVSDRFWEVLQKPWQGDVWAVPEGSVVFANQPLLRIEAPLWQAQLVETFLLNTINYQTLVATRAARMRDVAGPEAMMLEFGTRRAFSPQASLWAARAALAAGLDATSNVLAAFKLGRKPVGTMAHSLVMAISAIRGSEYEAFSAFHHYFPGASLLIDTYDTVAAAEELARRLRTGEIELRGVRIDSGDLVSLSQQVRSLLPEVPILASGDIDEWEIARLLASGAQVDGYGIGTKLVSGNALNGVYKLVEIDGLAVSKLSPDKTTYPGRKQIFRRYEGELLHSDRLGLMSEAPQANEQPLLQLVMRDRNRMQEPANIEAIAKRTTASVNSLPSNVRKLTNPETMGTISPSLKQKLGKSP is encoded by the coding sequence ATGTACGAAAACGAATCGATGAGCAACCTTTGCCCATCTGGAAATTCAGAATACAGCCTGCTAACGGATTTGTACCAACTAACCATGGCAGCCTGCTATGTAGGGGAACAAATCGAGCAGTATCGGGCAAGTTTTGAATTATTCGTCAGACATTTACCAAAAAACTATGGCTACCTCATTGCCATGGGATTGGAGCAGGCACTGGATTATTTGGAAAATCTCCAGTTCTCCCCAGAACAAATTGCGGCAATGAAAGAAACCGGTATTTTCGAGGGGGTAAGCGATCGCTTTTGGGAAGTACTGCAAAAGCCGTGGCAGGGGGATGTGTGGGCAGTTCCCGAAGGCAGTGTCGTGTTTGCCAACCAGCCTTTGCTGCGGATCGAAGCGCCGTTGTGGCAAGCCCAATTAGTAGAAACGTTCCTGCTGAACACCATTAACTACCAAACGCTGGTAGCCACCCGTGCGGCGCGCATGAGGGATGTTGCCGGTCCAGAAGCGATGATGCTGGAGTTTGGCACCAGAAGGGCATTTAGCCCCCAAGCTTCCCTGTGGGCGGCGCGTGCGGCTTTGGCTGCTGGTTTGGATGCCACTTCCAACGTGCTGGCAGCATTTAAGTTGGGGCGCAAACCGGTAGGCACCATGGCGCATTCGTTGGTGATGGCGATTTCTGCCATTCGCGGCAGCGAGTACGAAGCATTTTCCGCCTTTCACCACTATTTTCCCGGAGCTTCCTTGCTCATCGATACTTACGATACCGTAGCAGCAGCCGAAGAGCTAGCCAGACGCTTGCGAACTGGAGAAATAGAACTGCGCGGCGTACGTATTGATTCGGGGGATTTGGTATCCTTGTCGCAACAAGTGCGATCGCTTTTGCCAGAAGTACCGATTTTAGCCAGCGGCGACATTGACGAATGGGAAATTGCCCGTTTGCTTGCCAGTGGTGCGCAAGTGGATGGCTACGGCATCGGTACCAAATTGGTTTCTGGCAACGCGCTCAATGGCGTTTACAAATTGGTAGAAATTGATGGCCTTGCGGTCAGCAAACTATCCCCTGATAAAACCACCTACCCCGGGCGCAAACAGATATTTCGCCGTTACGAGGGAGAATTATTGCACAGCGATCGCTTGGGCTTGATGTCAGAAGCTCCCCAAGCCAACGAACAGCCGTTGTTACAATTGGTAATGAGGGACCGAAATCGGATGCAAGAACCAGCCAACATCGAGGCGATCGCCAAACGGACCACAGCCTCAGTAAACAGTCTTCCTTCCAATGTAAGAAAACTGACCAATCCCGAAACCATGGGCACCATTTCGCCATCGCTGAAACAGAAGCTGGGCAAAAGCCCATAG